GGCTTCGTCACAACTATCCAACAATGGCGAGACATCCCAGAACGAGTTGTTCGCCAAGCTCGGAGCGCGGAAATCCTTTCGTGACGGGGATGCGAACCGGGACGGGGTCATCACAAAGGACGAAGTGAACCTGTCTGCCGAAGCTTTTGCGCGGCTCGACGCGTCCAAGGATGGTAACGTCACCCTGGAGGAAATATCTGCCGCCATGTCAGGGCGTGGGCAGGACGTCTTTTCCTATTACACTTCAAAGAAAAGCGGGGCCAACTCCCTTGATCTTTTGAGCAATATTCTGGGTGAATCCTCAACAAGCGAGGACACGTCAGCCTCGGGAAAAGCGGCCCGACAGTATGTGGCAAGCATGGATGCAAACAAGGACGGCGTTCTGTCCAGGGCAGAGGCGTCCGTATCCGCATCAGCCTTCAGCAACATCGACACCAGTGGCAACGGCACCATTGAAGTGAAGGAAATGCAGGCTGCACTCAAGATTCACGAGGCGAAAATTTCCAGTTACTTCTCTTCGCTGGCGGACGGCTCCACCAACTCCACTTTGCAGAAGGAAGTCTGACAAACTTACTGGTGGGATTAATCGTTAAAAATCAGCAGGCCATGCAATACTTGCAGAATCATTCAAATAATTCATGATTATATACTACGGCATTACATGCTAAATTATAATCGAATACATGCATGGATGCTCTGCAAAAAGTCGTCACAATTTTGAAGAATGGCGCTCATGACTTTTTATTTATCTCAAAGGAATGGATTCCCGCCTGCGCGGGAATGACACTCAGACTCTATCGTCACTCTTTTTACAGTGCATTCATACGTGACGACACTACAAAATTATTCATCAATTTGAAAAAATACGAATTCACGCTTTTCTATCTATTTGAAAAGAATTGATTTCGCGCCATTGCCAACATATTCCGCCTACGCGGAAATGACACTCAGGCACTTTCGCTATTTTTTGTAGTGTCGCCAGATATTATATTTGTGGATGTCATGCGAGCAACAGGGGCGCGCAGCAGAACCGAAATCCATTCGGTTCTGCTCCACTGGTTCATCCTGAATTCTGTCCGGTTCATGGTCTTCTGCCGTAGTATTCCCTCACTGTGGTGAACTTGGTCATGACAGCGTCCCACATGCGCAGGGCGTCTTCTTTGGCGCTCTCCGGACAGGTCATTTGAATCTCTATATCGGGTTTTTCCGGATCTTTTGGGACGCCCTGAAATCTCCAAAAAGCGGTCAGCCTGAGTTCGTCGTCATCCTTGTTGCCGCCGACGTACACTTCTTCCAGCCCTTCCATTCCGGCCAGCACTCGTTTTTGTGAACGCAGCACATGCAGTTTCATC
This window of the Desulfomicrobium apsheronum genome carries:
- a CDS encoding EF-hand domain-containing protein, with the protein product MRVSSKQYLEASSQLSNNGETSQNELFAKLGARKSFRDGDANRDGVITKDEVNLSAEAFARLDASKDGNVTLEEISAAMSGRGQDVFSYYTSKKSGANSLDLLSNILGESSTSEDTSASGKAARQYVASMDANKDGVLSRAEASVSASAFSNIDTSGNGTIEVKEMQAALKIHEAKISSYFSSLADGSTNSTLQKEV